The Impatiens glandulifera unplaced genomic scaffold, dImpGla2.1, whole genome shotgun sequence genomic sequence agacttgagaatagaaacagggctctaataccaatttataggatcgactttatcgttagagacgggggtctggctaaggatgaaggctaatgaaaaacggtttgaaagaaatcctgttagggatttaattcgctttctattctacgcaaacttgtgtaaacacttgaaacagattcaaggcggaattgtttaattgggtttgaagcacaagacgaaagatgaaaagatgacagaaaatgaagaacacaacagtttgtttatggatgttcggagaaactctcctacgtcacccaatcttccaaccaccggaaggattcactatatgatgaaaATCAagtacagtttacacacacacttagctcaatattgaacagaacactttctgttcaattacaaggaAATGAAGAATaccactcagctaatggtgttttgattctagctctctctctctctctcgatttacacacagtacaatcagaaagaagcttcaagaatgggttcagtaagcaagatgattgagtagtctttctgcaaaatcagaatgcttggtCGTTCGGAAATTAGCTAGGTTACTCGTAAGGtacttcgtccgttgctctaaggattggttaaatactgatcaggatctaacggtcgaatcttcaagaatgatacgtggcactcttctattggaaagcctccattgtacacagcaggttctgagcacaaggatcgtgtccgtaccgaactggtagtgtgccgaatattccatcagggatgtacctgcaaaacgggtaatgtgagaaaaattctcttacgtggcattccttgattggatgcatatagatgttgtactaatcttcacatgaaagtggagcaggagtagagtacaactatagcacgtgggtaggagaaatactagattcaagcgtactacttgaacagagcattagacgtatttcagttagacggatttggagaaatcagtctaatgatataagtcaactccttctaatgaaaagcgtctattagacctcctggtctaatataattagactctcGTCTAAtaccaataaccattagacgggtacatctaactccactgagttagactaccacatctaattccggttttacctcagactaatctgaaggagttagactcacgtctaactttcaattaattagacaacccgtctaattattacgtaaccattagactggtacgtctaactccactaagttagactaccacgtctaattccggttgtacctcagacttgtctgaaggagttagacccacgtctaactttaaattaattagacaacccgtctaattataataaccattagaccggtacgtctaacttcactgagttagactaccacgtctaattccggttctacctcaaacttatctgaaggagttagacccacgtctaactttcaattaattagacaacccgtctaattccgcgtattcattagaccatccgtctaattttttacgtctattagacttacacgtctaactccgatgagttagactgtatgtctaattctattagacttacgtctaattccgtgtattcattagacttcccgtctaattctttacacgtctattagacttacacgtctaactccgatgagttagactgtacgtctaattccattagattCACAtttaattccgtgtattcattagactatccgtctaattctttacatgtctattagacttacacgtctaactccgatgagttagactgtacgtctaattccaattttgtgtattcattagactacccgtctaattctttacatgtctattagacttacacgtctatctccgatgagttagactgtacgtctaattctattagacttacgtctaattcatgcgtctattagactgccccgtctaactccgttgagttagactgagcgtctaattctattagacctacgtctaattttatgcgaatggagatcaaaatcggtctaatggcccacattagatccaagtctgaagacatgtttgtcttaatacacctgtatcaaaactcatacattatttcatcatcaaaatattaagggataaattatttcaacacttagtcaaaataatttgacccaacacatttgacaagcgtaacacttcaCTGTGCTCTTGTCTTTGCGGAGCTTGGTACCTTCTTGTCGAGGTGAACTTTCTGCACAACCTCGCCTTTGACATTGCCCTTTGCCACAACCTCAGTTATGTCCACCGTTGCCGCTACGACTCGATGATCTAGAAGAAAAATCGGCTTCTccgtttttcttcattcgtgacatccattcatcatgcgtgagcaatagatgctcctcctcttggtctcTGTATCCGCgaagtctctcctcgtggactttgagacgacTGACGATCTAttcgacggtcatattcttgaggtcaccaaattgctcgatcgcagtaacgatctgcatgtatgtttgtggtaaggctctaaggaacttcttgacgacggagatctcctccaccttctctcctaacgagcggataccagtcacaatggatgtcaattttatggcgaaatcatccaccgattccccattcttcatacGAATCGCCTCAAATTGTAtcttcaaggtttgcacttttgcctccttgactctctccacttcaacatgcattgtctttagCGTCTCCCATGCTAGCTTGGCGGAATCCTTCTCAGCCACCATGATAAGGACGTCCTCAGGGagtgcttgatagatggcgGCGAGAGCCATTCTATCCATCCGTTCGTCTACATCTTCGAGCATCACGGcttcccacactccttgtgcttgtaagtttacccgcaTTTTCAATGCccacaccgagtagttactcttcgtgagtaacggaTAAGAGAGCGTCACGTtcccttctcttccaatcttcattgcCGCCGCATCTCTGGTTGATCTTGTCGacgacatgttcttcaatctagctctgataccaaatgttggctttgactattagatctttctaagaacaactatgaagatatgaaactctggaaaataaatatttgttaaagaaaaaaagtcttgaaaatcttaagtgttgtatattcaacctttacaaacaatccttatataagagtaattagcctagaaccctaaattatttatacatataggcccaaacccattaataattaaatataccctaatggtataaaagacaatataataatataatatattattatattatatacactaacatcAATAAATGCCTAGAACTTTAtattttctgacaatcaatgtTTAAACTCACATAGATGTTAGCTTGTACCACGAACGAGAAtccattaatattaaaacttagttatggAGTTTGCAATTGAGATGACCTAataaaatacaacatttttGTAACTACATCTAactaatataaaagtttaatgtctaaatatttgttttgaagaTGAATAATAAAATGGTGGCATATATGTATATCTAAATCAAACTTAACATTTAcatgtttggttagacgtgaaaTGGAAATATTAATGCAAATTTTGTtacttgaaaatattaataaaataattacattttaaaattaaatatctctTAAGACAAAAGATAGTGAAGACTAGATATCATAATGCATCCTCAACtattaatcttaaaaaattaagtttacagtgttttattcattttaatatacTTCATGTTATTGTCTTGTCaacactttaattattttaaatctttatttttataatcattactactgaaattcaaattaaaccaATCACTTGCAATATATTTTACTACACTAATACaacttctttctcttttcttgtttttattttttgtttaaagaaCTACTACGCATCAACAAATTCCAAATAAATGCTAAAAAAACACAGAACATTATAAATACAAATGCACCAAATAAAAGATTACAATACCAAGCTAGACTAGTTCTTTCAACTTCAAACAACAATATTAGAACGAATGTGGCGTAAAAGCACGGGAACTAAAACATCAGGAGAGCTTAGTTGTGGAAGATGACCATCTGTCGACATAACTTCAACAATGTTATTCGAACCTAAATTCTGATGAAGGTATTCCGAAATCACAACTGGCACAGCCAAATCCTTAACACTTTGGATGATATGACAAGGAACTGTGACATGAGGGAGGAGTTGACGGTAATCACTATAGAAGATAGTTTGAGCTATGCTTAGAGCAATATCTGGCCTCATGTTGAAAAGGGTTCGACTGAATTCCTGCACCGACATTGATTCCATGTCGCCGCCAACTGCTAGTGGCGCGAACCCTGCGCACCACGCCTTGTAGTTCGATTGCATAGCCTCGAATAATTGGTCCAAATCTTCTTGATCAAATCCTCCAAAGTAGTCTACATCATTCAAGTACCTGGAATATTATTGAAATCAGTGTGTTAATTACACTTTAATGATACCAGCTAATATAATCTTTGGGTTAATTTGTGTAAATATTTGGACTACAGTTTGAATCTCTGACAATTTTAGGTGGCATAATGGATTGGGTGTTTAATAAGCAATATTGATATTGTTGTATGATGAATGATTATTTGTATAGTTTGCAATTTGAGGATCATTTTCTTAATAGAAtcagtaaataaaaaatattcctGGTGATGTTGCTtataatttgggtttaattcaaataaacaacagaatatatattcaattatcaaacccttcttaaaataaaaatattcaaaacattatgtattatttttataatattaaatattattggcCAAGATATCACTGATAAAccaagtaatatttttttaaatgataatattttctATTGATCAACAATATTTTATGGTAACCGAAATTAGGaagaataaaatgaataatcaaTTACAAGTCATGtattataataagtttaaaacaATAATCCCTTAATGTTAAAAGTGAAAGTTATAACTATAAAGTTATGACTCTAGGTTATGTTACTTCTACCAGATAAAAAACCAATAAATCActtcaattattaaataaaataattagaaatcaTTTGCATACTATCAGataatttagtaattttttttaaaaaacagacattatttaattgtatattaaAGCTAATGATAATATGTTACTTAATTACATCCTTAATACCCATTAGCATTATATTATATGGCACAAATAAAGTGTTTATAATCTGTTATACttccaataaaatattttatattattattagaaaccATTTATTTAGCAATCTCCTAAGTATGATTAACAATTTCTAAAAACTAATTATCCTGAAACTAAAGATGgcatgtttaaaaaatatattttgttactttatcataaacacttaaaattattaaaataaaacaattttttaatatttagcataAAAAGGTGATTGAACTAATTCAAAttatacacaaaaaaaaaatattttgcaagAATTTTCAGATTACACTCTAATGCCAAACCTATATGTACATCAAATTAAAATACTCATTTGTTatttgacaaaatatataataataataagtttgaAAACACTAGAAATTGAGTTTAAAtggataaatattattaaatttattaatatatatttaattaaattaaattctacaatattatttagatttaatatttcactaagttattaaaaaatcaaacaaatttaaatcttttgtttttgtaaattcCACTGAGCCCCGTTCTGGGCATTTCCGAATTAGaccaatatatattatttcgaGATTTAGACCGAATGAGGCCTCAATTAATGTCTAGCTacttaaatttgattttcatcGTGCTATCGATAGTTCTGTATAAAAGtattgtatatatcattactcaaaaataataaatcacccgaaaccgaaagatatatatatttattttgatatatttttttaaaaaagaaaaagaaaaaaagaaagccTGCCGGATAGAAAAAGTCTAACCTTGGAGAGCCGGAGAGCATGATGAGCTTATTGAAGAGGTCAGGACGGCTGACGGAGGCGATGACACCAATCATAGCCGAAACAGAATGGCCGACATAAATGCAAGATTCAATCTTCAACTCTTCTAATATAGCAAGTAGATCATAAGCATATCCCTCTAGACTACCGTACCGGCCAAAATCAAAGTAATCTGGATTGGTGGTGCCGGCGCCCATCTTATCGAACAAAACCACCCTATAATCCTCAACTAAATGAGGAATCAGGTGTTTCCAGCACGATTGGTCCGTTCCGAAGCCATGGCAGAGTACTACTGTTTGCTCGCCGGACCCAATAATCTTCACGTTATGTGCTTCTTCCACTATACCCATATTCCGACTTGCTGAATTACGAAGGctgcggcggcggcggcggtggtGTTTGAGCTTCTGGTTCTTTCCGATCGATCTTGTTTTTATTCGCGCGGTGGCGTGGACTTTAATTTGGTGGTTGGGTATTGGTCGAGGACAATGAAATGGAGACAGCTTGGACGAGGTCTTAAGTGCGTTAGATCACCACCACATATATAGTGCTCAATTCTTGTCATCTTGATAagattattattgtaaatatatatttatatatttcaatagaTAGAGACAAAGATGTAAATAAAACagtatttttttgaaattcatCTTTAGTGAAAAAGCTGAAAGAATAacaatacattttaataaaaaaaaaatgattgggaGTAAGAATTTGGGGGAGCGATTCGTACAGCGAAAGTGTACGAAAGTGACCtcgctgttatacaaaagagacaTCATTGTTATACAAAAGGGACGAGGTCTCATTTGTATAACAACGATGTCTCATTTGTATAACAACGAggtcactttcgtataacagCGAGATTACTTTCGCTAGACGAGTCGTTCTCAAAGTAGTGCTCCCTATTATTCCTCTTTTAATAATAGtaactaaaaaaaacttaaaaaatttattacaaagTCAAAATTATAGCTAGAACATTAAATCAATATTGTAGAATatgactttttttattattctttttctatAGTAGTAATTGAATACCAACAACTCTAAATCAATTAATcttttctttgtaaaactttaatttattcggtctacacttttttttaacttttccaGCAATTCTTCAATATGGTCATCATAATGTCTTCTCATCTATTCTTTGTCCTTGATTCCACAAGAGGTGGAAATCCTGGTTCTCAATATTGTCACTAATTTTACTTATATAATAATGTGATTATGTTACtgaattaaatttcattttgtGATTTTCTTTGAGATTAGACTTCCCGAGTGATCATCTTCGCACTTCTTTCATCAACTTATTATCCAAAATTGTGCTTTGTTTTGTTTCTCTTATTGGATAAAAGTTAGGGTTCGCTAGTTCTTCACATCTCTCCCACTCAAAAAATAGACCAATAATCTGGGAGTGGCAAGTCAAATTAATAGGTTATCTTTATCATCATCTTCGTTCATCAAGAAGAAATTCTTAGCTCAATAAGCAACCGCTTGTCATCCTAATTTGGGACGTTGGATGGGATAATCCTCATGGAAATTTTCTATCATGTCAGATGAATGCTAACATCATTTTGAAGGGCATCATCTTTATTGAGAGATTGCATGCATGTTGCCCTCAACGATGACGAAAGTTCATATGGCAGGTCCATGGACGTGTTTGTGGGTACGACAACCGAGTCAAAACACATGTAATGATCATCCGATCGATCTTCTAGGTTTCTCATCGTGATCATCACCCTTGTGTTGATTGGATTGTCCCTCAGACGATCTCGTGTTTGTTATCCATGTTGTTGTACTATGTGTACTCCTAGTTTGTGATGTCGTCCTCCTTTCACATATGTGTCTACTCATCGAGTAAAGCAGACATAGTACAAAGAAACGAAAGAAGCCGtcgatataaattatataattaaccaCTTGTTTGAAAATGTTAATTAGGCGAACTTTCAAtccattttttcaaataatagaAAGCACttttatattaactaataaaatataattattcgtTGCTCGAGAGTTAAGGGAGTTCAAgctattatattattatattaattacttattcatcTCAAATGGTATTcgtctaaattttttataaatgttgtGAAGGACTCCACTTAAATCATGAGGAGAATTATGACATTATATAATGAGTTAAAGGATAGAATATAAACTTTAGAATAGAAGTAGAAGAATGTTTGATAAAATGAGATGGTATACATTTCTTTTATACGTACAAGTTATTAAGACACTacaaaatttacaataaatgaTAAGTATGAGTTAGTGTTGATGGTAAGACCAAGACAATTATTGATACTATTAATGACTCATTGTGATCCATGAGTTTCTATTGAACTAACCATTTGTTTAACTTACTCCCTCAAGCGATATGGGGTGGCAGGCACCGTAAACTTGTCTCGCAAAAGCGCATATTTATAGAGGACAATCCTTTTGTGAAAATATTAGCTACTTGATCATGAGTGGAGATGTATTTAATTGAGAGGGTCTTTCGAGCAATCgcaaatgaacaaaataaaagtcAATTTCAATGTGTTTGGTTCATGCATAAAAGAAAACTTATAAGACAAAAATTCAGCTCTGATGTTGTCACACCACAGGGTGGGGGCACATGTCATGGTGACATGTAATTCTCTGAGAAGAGATTGTATAACCAATAGAGCTCCAAAGTGGCATGAGCAAGAGAACGATATTCAAACTCAATACTAGAACAAGTAATAATTTGATGCTTTTTTAAAGTTCCAAGAGATAAGATTATATTTGAGGAAAATACAATAGTAAGTGGTTGAGCGACGATCATCGGGGCATCCAGCCCAATCTACATTAGAGTACGTTGTATGAGTTATCAGCGAGGATTACCGAATAAGGAGTCCGTGATACATGGCATGTGGAAGGTAAAGAAGAATATAATTGACTTGCATCCAATTATTAGTAGTGGGAGCATGTCATGCATCGATTGGAATCAAAAGCAAGTTAAGGACGACTGAGAGTGAGGTTTTGAAGAGATCTAATAAGACTACAATAGAGAATGGGTAACTTAATAGTCACCATCATGTTTGCACAAAGATGATCTCGTAGAAACATGTGTATTTAGTCTGGTGAAAACTATCACCATAAAAATGAAAGCGGAATAATAGTAATTGTAGTGGAATGCAAAATATTAGcgtaaaagtaagaaagaacGAAATAACGACAAAAGAATTTTACCCATGTTTAGACCAACAATGTCCTATGTCTTGCTTTCGGAGAATCGATTCTATAAGGTTACTCCCCCCGGTCTATGTTCCGTTCCATAACTTAGCACGTGTCAAGAGACACGTGGAAATATGGAATGACTACCGCAAggaagctcgaggttcgatgtgTTTCAACATTGATTTGCGTGTCaggtatttttaaaatgaaacatttagtttttaaaagattttgaaaataactaTAGcggtaaaaaattaattatgtaaaaataattaatcctttgttcaaattttaataatctagaaagctaaataacaatttaaattaagcccgatttaaattaattaaaaacaatcaatttaaagattatttatttgaaaatcagagtcgccaagagattttatgaaagtcaataaaatgatacgtatataaacgtatttataccagactttttgaaaaaatgtggtttgttgtctgtttacgctcgggaaaggctTTCGCGCTTTGTCTTCTACGCCTgcctaaggacggttttcaaaattcttcaaaaataaacaaagtttgactttcataaatctaattataaaattcCTTATCTTTAACTAGTAGTCTAggggtcctaaatgaggatagactttaaataattgtacaaaattatttaaagaatggGTGTACTTGTTGCGTCGatgttcagatttaacaaaCACTTGAAAATACCAGAAAAATGTATTAGAGAGTATATCAAATAAGGTATTagtaagaaaattttctttgagAAACATTTCGgaaattttttagaattattttctgacCTTGAGAATaccatttttagaaaatggggtTTGGTTCGaaaaatagttttggatttttgaaattacaACTTTAACTTACTTTAAATAAAGTGCAGTAAAGAGTAAGCCAGAACCCTGCCTTATTTTTGAAGGTGACATGAGGAACATTTTCAGGAGATCCAGAAGTTGAAACCATACTAGTCTAAGGATTCAAGTTCTAGGCTTGGGTCTGATTTTGTTAATCTAGGCTAAATAGGATTTCGGAGGTTCGGTCCTAAGTGAGTGAGGGTTCGAATGTAGGTCTAGGTCTAGGGTTAGGTGTACCGGTCCTAGCTTAGGCTAGGGTTCGGTTGCATGGGTTCTAGGCTTATGTTGGGATAGGTCCTAATCACCAGTCCTAGGCTAGGCTAGGGTTTGGATGCGTCGGTCCTAGAATAAGAATCAAGGTTAGGTTTACCGGTATTAGGTTAAGTGTCTAGGTTACTTTCACTAGTCCTAAGTTAAGTATCTATGTTTGTTTCACCAGTCTTAGGTCAATTCGACTGGTCCTAACTCCACGTTCCTGGGTGAATTCTAATGGTCCTAGCTCCACGGTCCTTGGTGAATTTCGTTGGACCTAACTCCATGGTCCTGGATAAATTCTGGCGGTCATGGATGTATTTTTCATGTCTTAGCCCCACGGTCCTAGGTCATTTTTGTTCGTTCATAGGCTaaaactgttaggatctaggtcgcggctggaggaccggggttgggtcggttagcgcgtctcactcaaagggtggtgattaatccggttagagattaacaccggggtttcaatactacacacactatcacaaacccttgaactaggttcaagcgcggaagaggtttgtttcaggttgaagcagcacacttgtatgataggcagaaccggttttggatgatGTAGGTTTGagaattgatgggtcggtttttgtaacctggtgattcggtttggatAAAGTCAAGTAagttagagcggtgtaggtaagttagtacaggtcggttagaaagtagaaccagcagaaagtaaataataagacagattttatggatgttcggagataaaactcctacgtcaccccttcttctcgaaaccgcgagaaggatattcactaaggaatacaaatacaatccgatcgagacttatttcctgctcgataacgcTCGTACAATttgcaccgaaattgtaaatacacttcaacttagcacttatgctttctagagatagaacacactgttttcacttgtaaattaaatgctcgctATATCGCTTGTGTccccgcatttactcctcttcagctgctccttttatatgtgaaatatgccaacggtcatatttcacttccttgaatttgattggctgaacagaggttcagtgatacagacctggcggtcatcttatcagacctggcggtcaactttgcagacttggcagtctgttcttccggtgtgtaagacaaacctgctaggtttgtcttttactcaatgtggtaactgttagttagacaattgtctgtacttggaagattgcctttctgatttatcccgaagtggaaagatcccgtaggacggttttctgcagcctacagaatgtcctcagacttgtatgaatataacaatgttcagtctgttcctttggtatcattctcaacaaatACCCGAAGTATCCTCTTGTGTTGGTCGGTTATTTaacttaaccggatgacttccggtgtgattggtttaaccggacatcttccggttatttcctttgccttctagctgatcagttgtctggtgtttccggttctTAGctctggccgatcctttctttgtgcggtcatgtttcgaatgttcctggtcggtttaatagcttgaccggttaatcttcttaaccggttcatttgtttgtccggtccggttccttgttcctgcatggaaggtttatatgttaagttctgtgaaccggtctaattttatctaacaaaaaccttaggaccgagtgttcttattttggtctaAATTTCAGAAGCATGTTACTTTTGATTGGGATGATGAAATCACAATATGTAAGCTACAgtaggttcatatgatcatgaagaataAAAGcactaacataaatcacgattttgaagCCCCTACAaggataaattttaaatagtcatttctaggtcaaattttagaatattttaaattaaaccatTTCTAGGActgatttttgtttcattagatttgaaatgatgaatatagttaatctaaacaaaaaaaaacatcataacatcattcaaacaatttttaaagattgaatcaaaatccaaaattttttaaaaataagatttgattaaatatgatcaaattaatgaaatagaCACTTGATATTCATCctaaaatattaacaaacatgtattacaactaattgaatcaacaaatccatATTAGAAGCAAGAAcacgaaattttaaaaattcaatttttgaacattattttcaaaatttcagtttgatcatcATGATCAAAATATGATTACAGTTACTTGGAAATTAtccaaacatgtttataaacatgtattacaactaattgaatcaacaaattcaGATTAGAACAAGAACACGAAGTTTAAAAAATCcagtttttgaattttatttttaaaatttcagtttgatcaatcATGATTAAAACGTGATTACAGTTATTTGAAATCATCcaaacatgtttacaaacatgtataGAAACTATCTATATAAAAAATCCAGATTTAAATCGAGAAcagaaacatttaaaaaaatctattttcaaacttttgttTCATGTTGAATTGATCGATTCTT encodes the following:
- the LOC124917797 gene encoding probable esterase KAI2 produces the protein MGIVEEAHNVKIIGSGEQTVVLCHGFGTDQSCWKHLIPHLVEDYRVVLFDKMGAGTTNPDYFDFGRYGSLEGYAYDLLAILEELKIESCIYVGHSVSAMIGVIASVSRPDLFNKLIMLSGSPRYLNDVDYFGGFDQEDLDQLFEAMQSNYKAWCAGFAPLAVGGDMESMSVQEFSRTLFNMRPDIALSIAQTIFYSDYRQLLPHVTVPCHIIQSVKDLAVPVVISEYLHQNLGSNNIVEVMSTDGHLPQLSSPDVLVPVLLRHIRSNIVV